The genomic region gtcgtcgttcagccacgactcggtgaaacataagatattacagtttaatgtcccgttggtaggatagttttGATCGGAGCTCATCCATTTTATTACACATTGATTGCATGTTGACTAATAGGACTGATGATAGAGGAAGATTACTCACTCGCTGTAGAATCCTTACAAAGACCCCAACCTACTTCCCAGATATCTTCTTCATACGCATGATgtggatttgggccttgtcgggtgtctgaagtaaatcttTTACGTCCGACTCGtcgaagaaaaaatctttgtccagtacgaggtgagaaatcgctgtcctgatttccagaagctcttttcggtcataagagacgttGGCAGAAACAGTATATACAAAATAACTTGCAAAAAAAACTTCAATAGCACAATTGATTAgtagcccgtaaaacggcagccatctccggCACCGACAGTAAATCCAGCACAATACTGTGACTAAATATTACACTAAACCTTAGGCTGTTGAACGAGAGGCTGTGGAACGAGAGGCTGTGGAACGAGAGGCTGTTGAACGAGAGGCTGTGGAACGAGAGGCCGTGGAACGAGAGGCCGTGGAACGAGAGGCTGTTGAACGAGACGCTGTGGAACGAGAGGCTGTTGAACGAGAGGCTGTTGAACGAGAGGCTGTGGAACGAGAGGCTGTGGATCGAGAGGCTGTTGAACGAGAGGCTGTGGAACCAGAGGCCGTGGAACGAGAGTCCGTTGAACGAGAGGCCGTGGAACGAGAGACTGTGGAACGAGAGGCCGTGGAACGAGAGGCCGTTGAACGAGAGGCCGTGGAACGAGAGGCTGTGGAACGAGAGGCTGTGGAACGAGAGCAACTTACCAACCCCAGCGGCTACAAAGAGAGGTAGTTGAAATGAAGGCTACATGTAATGCAGATGCTgtagtatatttaagcaataaggcctgagggggtttgtggtatatggtcaatataccacggctaagggctgttgttATTGCACGACGCAATGCGGAGAGCCTGGATACaggccttagccgtggtatattggccatataccacaaacccccaaggtttcttattgctattataaactggttaccaacttaattagagcagtaaaaataaatgttttgtcatgcccgtggtatacggtctgatataccatggctttcggccaattagcattcagggctcgaaacacccagtttataatgtccaTTATTAAACCCTTAACCATCACCCCAATGATGGTCATGTCTTCATTTGGAGAATTTTAAGAATGGTATTTCTTTGTACATTACCAAAAAGGGTAACATTTTGACTTCAAAGACAcagtttatcaaatcaaatcaaatcatgtaCAATGCCTGGATTAAAATAAAGAACACGAACAGATTGAACAACTGCAAAAGAAAGTAATTTCACATTTATTACAGCACTTACTGGGGTAAAAATATTACTATATTATGTTGACTTGAAATGTGTATCTAATGATTGTTATTAAAATGCCTGCATGCCTCCATGTGGGTTCAATCCCTTTTGTAGGGAATTTAACCCAAGTGGCATTCACAAGAGTTGAATggccacacctctcctctctctccctagttaTTTAACATGCAGTTCATGACACTGTTCAGTGAACTACAAGATATTCTGTCCTTTTATCGATGTGATCTAAATACCCTAAGccggcccagcatcgtccaggtttgggcggggtaggccgtcattgtaaataaaaatttgttcttaactggggGGAGGCAGAAAGCGCTGTAGGCCCCTGGATGTAGGGGGAGTGACCTGCAGGAGCAGGCAGTTCCCACAGCCTGACACGGACATCACTAGAGGGCCCAACACTGCTGCAATAGGGAGGTCAGGGGTTGAAGTGAAGACAATTATTCTATACAAGTAAATTCTATCACCAAATTGATGAAATGAGGATCACAAGAATGGACAATATTTTTCAATTTCCAAAAGAGCAGACTAAAGTTTCACTCAGTTGGACTTCTGGCTAAGGGTGAAGGCATGAACGCGGACCTGACAGTAACAGAAGGAATCCTTGAACTTGTTAAAGAGGTCATATGGCTGGTTGGTCTTCAACCTAGCACATGAGTTCTTCCTGGAGGagggaacatttacatttaagtcatttagcagacgctcttatccagagcgacttacaaattggtgaattcaccttctgacatccagtggaacagccactttacaatagtgcatctaaatcattaagggggtgggggggtggtgagaaggattacttatcctatcctaggtattccttgaagaggtggggtttcaggtgtctccggaaggtggtgattgactccgctgtcctggcgtcgtgagggagtttgttccaccattggggggccagagcagcgaacagttttgactgggctgagcgggaactgtacttcctcaatggtagggaggcgagcaggccagaggtggatgaacgcagtgcccttgcttgggtgtagggcctgatcagagcctggaggtctGGCGATATAGTTCATgacgagagacaaagagaaatagagaaaccGAGAGTGAGAtattgttaagggaatttttatcaatgatgactaattatgtatacatttcaatcaggactgactaatcagaatactattatgttactctatatgtactaatcagaataatattatgttactgtatatgtactaatcagaatactattatgttactgtatatgtactaatcagaatactattatgttactgtatatgtactaatcagaatactattatgttactgtatatgtactaatcagaataatATTATGTATGAATTGTctttttaatcctagtactgaatataatgtgtgtaaatataattaagaattagaacaatgactgtctgttccttggtagaaattaA from Oncorhynchus masou masou isolate Uvic2021 chromosome 29, UVic_Omas_1.1, whole genome shotgun sequence harbors:
- the LOC135518886 gene encoding interferon alpha/beta receptor 2-like yields the protein MLCRAVAKVKRVTVYESRNVPIFLKMVCLPPVFSNVSFVSFNLEHTLTWLPCSGTPANTHFTVQSLRKNSCARLKTNQPYDLFNKFKDSFCYCQHQFGDRIYLYRIIVFTSTPDLPIAAVLGPLVMSVSGCGNCLLLQVTPPTSRGLQRFLPPPS
- the LOC135518946 gene encoding axoneme-associated protein mst101(1)-like, translated to MRSMDNQILAVEREAVEREAVEREAVEREAVEREAVEREAVEREAVERDAVEREAVEREAVEREAVEREAVDREAVEREAVEPEAVERESVEREAVERETVEREAVEREAVEREAVEREAVEREAVEREQLTNPSGYKER